In Nomascus leucogenys isolate Asia chromosome 11, Asia_NLE_v1, whole genome shotgun sequence, the following proteins share a genomic window:
- the FLRT3 gene encoding leucine-rich repeat transmembrane protein FLRT3, whose translation MISPAWSIFLIWTKIGLFLQLAPLSVMAKSCPSVCRCDAGFIYCNDRFLTSIPTGIPEDATTLYLQNNQINNAGIPSDLKNLLKVERIYLYHNSLDEFPTNLPKYVKELHLQENNIRTITYDSLSKIPYLEELHLDDNSVSAVSIEEGAFRDSNYLRLLFLSRNHLSTIPWGLPRTIEELRLDDNRISTISSPSLQGLTSLKRLVLDGNLLNNHGLGDKVFFNLVNLTELSLVRNSLTAAPVNLPGTNLRKLYLQDNHINRVPPNAFSYLRQLYRLDMSNNNLSNLPQGIFDDLDNITQLILRNNPWYCGCKMKWVRDWLQSLPVKVNVRGLMCQAPEKVRGMAIKDLNAELFDCKDSGIVSTIQITTAIPNTVFPAQGQWPAPVTKQPDIKNPKLTKDHQTTGSPSRKTITITVKSVTSDTIHISWKLALPMTALRLSWLKLGHSPAFGSITETIVTGERSEYLVTALEPDSPYKVCMVPMETSNLYLFDETPVCIETETAPLRMYNPTTTLNREQEKEPYKNPNLPLAAIIGGAVALVTIALLALVCWYVHRNGSLFSRNCAYSKGRRRKDDYAEAGTKKDNSILEIRETSFQMLPISNEPISKEEFVIHTIFPPNGMNLYKNNHSESSSNRSYRDSGIPDSDHSHS comes from the coding sequence ATGATCAGCCCAGCTTGGAGCATCTTCCTCATTTGGACTAAAATTGGGCTGTTCCTTCAATTAGCACCTCTATCAGTTATGGCTAAATCCTGTCCATCTGTGTGTCGCTGCGATGCGGGTTTCATTTACTGTAATGATCGCTTTCTGACATCCATTCCAACAGGAATACCAGAGGATGCTACAACTCTCTACCTTCaaaacaaccaaataaataaTGCCGGGATTCCTTCAGATTTGAAAAACTTGCTGAAGGTAGAAAGAATATACCTATACCACAACAGTTTAGATGAATTTCCTACCAACCTCCCCAAGTATGTAAAGGAGTTACATTTGCAAGAAAATAACATAAGGACTATCACTTACGATTCACTTTCAAAAATTCCCTATCTGGAAGAATTACATTTAGATGACAACTCTGTCTCTGCAGTTAGCATTGAAGAGGGAGCATTCCGAGACAGCAATTATCTCCGACTGCTTTTCCTGTCCCGTAACCACCTTAGCACAATTCCCTGGGGTTTGCCGAGGACTATAGAAGAACTACGCTTGGATGATAATCGCATATCCACTATTTCATCACCATCTCTTCAAGGTCTCACTAGTCTAAAACGCCTGGTTCTAGACGGAAACCTGTTGAACAATCACGGTTTAGGTGACAAAGTTTTCTTCAACTTAGTTAATTTAACAGAGCTGTCCCTGGTGCGGAATTCCCTGACTGCTGCACCAGTAAACCTTCCAGGCACAAACCTGAGGAAGCTTTATCTTCAAGATAACCACATCAATCGGGTGCCcccaaatgctttttcttatcTAAGGCAGCTCTATCGACTGGATATGTCCAATAATAACCTAAGTAATTTACCTCAGGGTATCTTTGATGATTTGGACAATATAACACAACTGATTCTTCGCAACAATCCCTGGTACTGTGGGTGCAAGATGAAATGGGTACGTGACTGGTTACAATCACTACCTGTGAAGGTCAACGTGCGTGGGCTCATGTGCCAAGCCCCAGAAAAGGTTCGTGGGATGGCTATTAAGGATCTCAATGCAGAACTGTTTGATTGTAAGGACAGTGGGATTGTAAGCACCATTCAGATAACCACTGCAATACCCAACACAGTGTTTCCTGCCCAAGGACAGTGGCCAGCTCCAGTGACCAAACAGCCAGATATTAAGAACCCCAAGCTCACTAAGGATCACCAAACCACAGGGAGTCCCTCAAGAAAAACAATTACAATTACTGTGAAGTCTGTCACCTCTGATACAATTCATATCTCTTGGAAGCTTGCTCTACCTATGACTGCTTTGAGACTCAGCTGGCTTAAACTGGGCCATAGCCCGGCATTTGGATCTATAACAGAAACAATTGTAACAGGGGAACGCAGTGAGTACTTGGTCACAGCCCTGGAGCCTGATTCACCCTATAAAGTATGCATGGTTCCCATGGAAACCAGCAACCTCTACCTATTTGATGAAACTCCTGTTTGTATTGAGACTGAAACTGCACCCCTTCGAATGTACAACCCTACAACCACCCTCAATcgagagcaagagaaagaaccTTACAAAAACCCCAATTTACCTTTGGCTGCCATCATTGGTGGGGCTGTGGCCCTGGTTACCATTGCCCTTCTCGCTTTAGTGTGTTGGTATGTTCATAGGAATGGATCGCTCTTCTCAAGGAACTGTGCATATAgcaaagggaggaggagaaaggatgaCTATGCAGAAGCTGGCACTAAGAAGGACAACTCTATCCTGGAAATCAGGGAAACTTCTTTTCAGATGTTACCAATAAGCAATGAACCCATCTCGAAGGAGGAGTTTGTAATACACACCATATTTCCTCCTAATGGAATGAATCTGTACAAAAACAATCACAGTGAAAGCAGTAGTAACCGAAGCTACAGAGACAGTGGTATTCCAGACTCAGATCACTCACACTCATGA